CGAGGAATGCTTGAACCTCTTCGGTTTCGTAGCCGCGCATTGACTTACTGAACTCTTGCTGTTTAATACTAAGCGGAGAAAACTTCATAACTCATTCCATTTTTTTGAATAATCTCTTTCACCAAAAATTGCTGAACCAATTCGCAGCATAGTTGAACCTTCTTCAATTGCAATTTCAAAATCACTTGTCATTCCCATTGAGAGTTCGCGTAATTGATAACCTTCAGAATTAAATTTTATTAATAAATTTTTTAAATCTCTAAAACTTTTTCTGATTAGAATTTCATTCTCGGTTAAAGGTGCAATTGTCATTAAACCTAATACATTTAGATTTTTGCTCAACTTACAAAATTTTAAAATATTTCTAACTTCAGTTTCACTCTCGGCACCTGACTTGGTTTCTTCATCAGATGTTTTTACCTGCACCAAAATTTTCTGAACTTTTCCTATTACTTCAGCTTTTTTTGCTATCTCTTCTGCAAGTTCAAATGAATCAACTGAGTGGATAATCTCTGCACAATTCACAGCATATTTTACTTTATTCATCTGAAGATTGCCGATAAAATGCCAGGTGACTTTGCTGCCGATTTTTTCAAATTTCAGATTTAATTCCTGCGCTTTATTTTCGCCAAAGTCTGAAATACCTGCATCAATTGCCTGATTGATTGCATCAATTCCAAAATACTTTGAGACTGCAATCAGCTTAATTTCATTAACGTTCCGACCACATTCTGAACACTTTTTCTGAATCCGGTTTCGCAGTGCAACAATATTATTAGCAATCATTTCAAAATTAAGGTTGTGAATCTATACCTTAATTTACAGAAAATCAACGAAAATTTTGTTAGAAAAAGCCGGCAGAGCAAACATTTACAAATTGAAAATCTTTGTGCTTTAACAGGAAGGTGAAAGAAAATTATTAAAAGGCAGCTAACTAAAGCTGCCTTGAAA
The Ignavibacteriales bacterium DNA segment above includes these coding regions:
- a CDS encoding YggS family pyridoxal phosphate-dependent enzyme, with product MIANNIVALRNRIQKKCSECGRNVNEIKLIAVSKYFGIDAINQAIDAGISDFGENKAQELNLKFEKIGSKVTWHFIGNLQMNKVKYAVNCAEIIHSVDSFELAEEIAKKAEVIGKVQKILVQVKTSDEETKSGAESETEVRNILKFCKLSKNLNVLGLMTIAPLTENEILIRKSFRDLKNLLIKFNSEGYQLRELSMGMTSDFEIAIEEGSTMLRIGSAIFGERDYSKKWNEL